DNA from Halorarum salinum:
TGCTCTCGGTCGGCGTGCTCGTCAGGGCTCGCGGGGAGTGAGGGAAGTGAGGGGTGTGGACCCGCTCGACCGTTCGGGCCGCTGCCCTCCGTTGTTACGACGGTAGTGAACGCCGTCGTGTTCCGATCGTACTCTCAATCTCCTTATACGTTCGGCGCTCCTGGGTTCGGACGATGGCGGACTCCAAATCCAACGAGAGTAGCACTCCGGTTCGACGCTCGCGGACGACCCCCGAAGCGGTTTCGCCCGGCGAAGCGTTCGACCTCCTCGCGAGCCAGCGGCGTCGGTACGTCCTCGACTGCCTCCGCGAGCGGGGGGCGCCGATGACGCTCGCCGGGTTGGCGGACGAAGTCGCGGCGCGCGAGCGGGACGTTTCGGTCCCCGACGTTCCGGCCGAGGAGGGAGAGCGGGTCCACGTCTCGCTGTACCACTCGCACGTCCCGAAACTGGCGAACGCGGGCGTCGTCGAGTACGACCGGGAGCGGGACACGGTGACGCTTTCGGCGGCCCGCGAGCACGTCGAACCGTACCTGGAACTCGTGGCGTAGGAATCGCCTCCGACGGGTTAAGTGCCCGTGTGGCGTTTGCTCCCCCATGCCCGACGAACGGTCTGCCGTCGAAGCGCTGGGCCAGCTCGGATTGACCGAGTACGAGGCGAAGTGCTTCGTCGCGCTCACCCGAATTGCCCGGGGGACCGCCAAGGAGATCAGTCAACTGTCCGGCGTCCCCCGGTCGCGGGTCTACGACACCGTCGACGGTCTCAACGAACGCGGACTGGTGGACGTCCAGGAGTCCGACCCGCGGGAGTATCGGGCCGTCTCGAAGGACGAAGCGTTCGACGTCCTGCGTCGGGACTTCGACTCCAGCATCGAGGCGGCGGACGCCGCGTTGGAGGACCTCGAGTCGGCAAAGACCGAGGAGGAGAAGGGCGTGTGGGCGATCGCGAACGCCGACCACGTGAGCGGCCGGATGAAGACGCTCCTCGACGACGCGAACGAGCACGTCCACTTCGTCGTCGCCGACGAGACGGTGGTGAAATCGGAGGTCCTCGACCGTCTCGCGGCGGCGACCGACCGCGGCGTCACGGTCGTCGTGGAGGTGCCCTCGGAGCCGGTGCGGGACCGCATCGAGGAGGCCGTTCCCGACGCCCGTATCGTGGTGTCGGCCGACCTCGGCGAGACGAGCCGAGTGGCGAAGAAGTGGCCGGGGCAGTTGATACTGGTCGACCATCACCACGTCCTGGCCAGCGGCGTCGAGGAGGGCGACCTCCCGGACCTCCCGAAGGAGACGGCGGTGTGGACGCACGGCCACGACCACGGGTTCGCGGCGTGGATGCGGGAACTCGTCGACGACCGGACGCGGGACGTCGAATCCGCGGGCTGAGAGCCGAGGGACGGTACGGGTATCGGGAACGAACCGAACGACGAATCGAACGTCCAACCGGGAGAGAACGACGGATGGAGCGACGAACCGACGACGGCAACCGAGAGCACGAGATGCGAAACGACGACACGCGAAACGACGAGAAGCGGGACGACGTGGTCCGGGACGCGTACACGACCGACCAGGACCGGTCGCTGACCGACGCGATGCTCGGCGCCATCGAGCGGTGCAAGGGTGACGACCTCACCCGCGACGACTTCGTCCTCTACGAGGACGTGAACCCGGACGCCCTCGACTCGCTCTTCCGCCACGACGCGGAACCGAGGACGGAGGTGACGTTCGCGACCGACGGCGTGGAAGTCGAACTGTGGGGCGACGGCGGGGTCGAGATCCGAGTCGGGGACGCGACGGCCGAGTAGGTGGTCGTGGCCGGTCCGGAGGGCGGCGGGGCGGACGGCTGATGCGGCCGACGTTTCCGGCACACCGCGTAGCTCTCTCCTCCAGACCGACGAGTGGGCCCGCGCTCCGGAGGGGTTCGCGAACCGCGGCCACGTCGACCTCGACTACGCGTACAGCCGGGGAGCCGGGCGCCTCAGTCGTCGCCGCTCACCGCGCCGCGCTCGAAGCCGGAGACCGTCCCCTCGCCGCCGGCCGCCTCGGGGAGGTCCTCGCGGACGTCCTCGCCGCGACCCTCCGCGATGACCTCGGCGTAGGCGTCGGGCAGCACGCGGACGAACTCGCTCACGGCCTCCGACCAGTTCTCCAGCAGTTCGGCCGCCCGGTCGCTCCCGGTGCGGGCGAGGTGGTTCTCGACCAGCCGGCGGAGCATCGCCCCGTCCGCGTCGGTCAGCTCCCGGGAGAGCGACACCATCCCGCGGTTCACCTTCGCCCCGAACTCGTCGTCCGGGTCGTACACGTACGCGACGCCGCCGGACATGCCGGCGCCGAAGTTCCGGCCCGTGTCGCCGAGCACGGCGACGACGCCGCCGGTCATGTACTCGCAGCCGTGGTCGCCGACGCCCTCGACGACCGCCTTCGCTCCCGAGTTGCGGACCGCGAAGCGCTCGCCCGCGACGCCGTTGACGTACGCCTCGCCGCTCGTCGCGCCGTAGAGCGCGACGTTGCCGACGACGACGTTCCCGGTCGGGTCGAACGCGGCGTCGGCGGGCGTCTCGACGGCGACCGTCCCGCCCGAGAGCCCCTTGCCGACGTAGTCGTTCGCGGCGCCCGTGAGGCGGGCGCTGACCCCGGGCGCGAGGAACGCGCCGAACGACTGGCCCGCCGTCCCGTCGAAGTCCAGCCTGACGGTGTCGCGCGGGAGCCCGTCGCCGCCGTGCTCGTTCGCGATGCGGTTCGACAGCGTCGCGCCGACCGCGCGGTCCGTGTTGGCGAGGGTGTGCGAGAGCGAGACCGGTTCGCCGGTCGCGAGGGCGTCGGCCGCCTCCTCGAGGAGGTCCCAGTCGACGCCCTCGGCGACGTCGCGGTGATCCTGCTCGCGCACCTTCGTCCGGTCGCCCGGCGCGGGCTCGGCGAGCACGGTCGAGAGGTCGAGTCGGGCCGGCTTCCCCTCGAGGTCGTCGCGCTGGGCCAGGAACTCGGGGCGGCCGACCATCTCCTCGACGGTGCGGAAGCCGAGTTCCGCCATGAGTTCGCGCAGCTCCTGCGCGATGAACGTCATGTAGTTCACGACGTGCTCGGGTTCGCCGGGGAAGCGCTCGCGGAGGTCCTCACGCTGGGTCGCGACGCCGACCGGGCAGGTGTTCTGGTGGCACTGTCGGGCCATCACACAGCCCGACGAGACCAGCGACGCGGTGCCGAAGGAGAACTCCTCGGCGCCCAGCAGCGCGGCGACCGCGACGTCGCGGCCGGTCTTCATCCCGCCGTCCGCACAGACGCGAACCCGGTCGCGCAGCCCCGTCGCGCGGAGCATCTGGTTCGTCTCCGCGAGGCCGAGTTCCCACGGGAGGCCCGCGTTCTTGATGCTCGTCTTCGGCGACGCGCCCGTGCCGCCGGAGTGACCGGACACGTGTACTACGTCGGCCTCGGCCTTCGCGACGCCCGCCGCGATGGTGCCGATGCCCGCCTCCGAGACGAGCTTCACGTTGATGTCGGCCTCCGGGTTCGCGGACTTCAGGTCGTGGATGAGCTGCTTCAGGTCCTCGATGGAGTAGATGTCGTGCTGGGGCGGCGGCGAGATGAGCCCGACGCCCGGGGTCGAACAGCGCACGTGGGCGATGTACTCGTTCACCTTCGCGCCGGGGAGGTGCCCGCCCTCGCCGGGCTTGGAGCCCTGCGCCATCTTGATCTGGAGCTCGTCGGCGCTCGCGAGGTACTCCGCGGTGACGCCGAACCGGCCGGAGGCGACCTGCTTCACGTCGCACTCCCGCTCGGTGCCGAAGCGCTCGGGCGGCTCCCCGCCCTCGCCGGTGTTCGACTTGCCGCCGAGCCGCC
Protein-coding regions in this window:
- a CDS encoding DUF7344 domain-containing protein gives rise to the protein MADSKSNESSTPVRRSRTTPEAVSPGEAFDLLASQRRRYVLDCLRERGAPMTLAGLADEVAARERDVSVPDVPAEEGERVHVSLYHSHVPKLANAGVVEYDRERDTVTLSAAREHVEPYLELVA
- a CDS encoding TrmB family transcriptional regulator, with protein sequence MPDERSAVEALGQLGLTEYEAKCFVALTRIARGTAKEISQLSGVPRSRVYDTVDGLNERGLVDVQESDPREYRAVSKDEAFDVLRRDFDSSIEAADAALEDLESAKTEEEKGVWAIANADHVSGRMKTLLDDANEHVHFVVADETVVKSEVLDRLAAATDRGVTVVVEVPSEPVRDRIEEAVPDARIVVSADLGETSRVAKKWPGQLILVDHHHVLASGVEEGDLPDLPKETAVWTHGHDHGFAAWMRELVDDRTRDVESAG
- a CDS encoding HalOD1 output domain-containing protein, which produces MERRTDDGNREHEMRNDDTRNDEKRDDVVRDAYTTDQDRSLTDAMLGAIERCKGDDLTRDDFVLYEDVNPDALDSLFRHDAEPRTEVTFATDGVEVELWGDGGVEIRVGDATAE